A portion of the Oscillospiraceae bacterium genome contains these proteins:
- the leuS gene encoding leucine--tRNA ligase yields the protein MKYDYKAVEAKWQKVWEDEKTFHAEIDHTKPKFYALVEFPYPSGAGLHVGHPRSYTALDVVSRKRRQNGYNVLYPMGWDAFGLPTENFAMKNHIHPAIVTKNNVDHFRSQLKALGFSFDWDREINTTDPEYYKWTQWIFLQLYKHGLAYKKEMNVNWCTGCKCVLANEEVVNGVCERCGSEVVHRVKSQWMLKITAYADKLIDGLDGLDYIERVATQQKNWIGRSHGAEVNFGTTAGDTLTVYTTRCDTLFGATYMVVSPEHAMVKQWLDKGIIKNVDAVKAYQAEAARKSDFERSELNKEKTGVKLEGVMGINPVNDTEIPIFISDYVLSTYGTGAIMAVPAHDTRDWEFAKKFGLPIIEVVQGNTPSNLDEAAFTDVATGTLVNSGFLNGLSVADAQKKMIAWLEETGKGRDKVNYKLRDWVFSRQRYWGEPIPMVHCDKCGWQPLPESSLPLTLPDITDFEPGPDGESPLARHKDWVKTTCPCCGGPATRETDTMPQWAGSSWYFLRYMDPHCKDAIASKEALEYWSPVDWYNGGMEHTTLHLLYSRFWHKFLYDIGAVPTAEPYNKRTAHGMILGLNPHSFVNLPAEEQDKLLKEYGSQKAAEKALEEKYGEMSRHPIVKMSKSLGNVINPDEVVDQYGADTMRLYEMFMGDFEQAAPWQTSAIAGCNRFLDRVWALSDKLVEGEGYRPQIETLMHQTIKKVSADIEGLKMNTAIAQLMTLVNALYDNGGATKAELETVVQLLNPFAPHMTEELWEKLGHGHNEQLAYYPWPKYEEAKCVESTVEIAVQVNGKVKARLKVAADIDAAAAIAAAKADPAVAAALEGKQLVKEIYVKGRLVNLAVKG from the coding sequence ATGAAATACGATTACAAGGCTGTTGAAGCCAAGTGGCAGAAGGTGTGGGAGGACGAAAAGACTTTCCATGCCGAGATCGACCACACCAAACCCAAGTTCTATGCCCTGGTGGAGTTCCCGTACCCCTCGGGTGCCGGCCTGCATGTGGGCCACCCCCGCAGCTACACCGCCCTGGATGTGGTGAGCCGCAAGCGCCGTCAGAACGGTTACAACGTGCTGTACCCCATGGGCTGGGATGCCTTCGGTCTGCCCACCGAGAACTTCGCCATGAAGAACCACATCCACCCGGCCATCGTCACCAAGAACAACGTGGACCACTTCCGCAGCCAGCTGAAGGCTCTGGGCTTCTCCTTTGACTGGGACCGCGAGATCAACACCACCGACCCGGAATACTACAAGTGGACCCAGTGGATCTTCCTGCAGCTGTACAAGCACGGTCTGGCCTACAAGAAGGAAATGAACGTCAACTGGTGCACCGGCTGCAAGTGCGTGCTGGCCAACGAGGAAGTGGTCAACGGCGTGTGCGAGCGCTGCGGCAGCGAGGTGGTCCACCGGGTCAAGAGCCAGTGGATGCTCAAGATCACCGCCTACGCCGACAAGCTGATCGACGGCCTGGACGGTCTGGACTACATTGAGCGCGTGGCCACCCAGCAGAAGAACTGGATCGGCCGCAGCCACGGCGCAGAGGTCAATTTCGGCACCACTGCCGGGGACACCCTGACCGTGTACACCACCCGCTGCGACACCCTGTTCGGTGCTACCTATATGGTCGTCTCCCCGGAGCACGCCATGGTCAAGCAGTGGCTGGACAAGGGCATCATCAAGAACGTGGATGCCGTCAAGGCCTATCAGGCCGAGGCCGCCCGCAAGAGCGACTTTGAGCGCAGCGAGCTGAACAAGGAAAAGACCGGCGTCAAGCTGGAAGGCGTCATGGGCATCAACCCGGTCAACGACACCGAGATCCCCATCTTCATTTCCGACTACGTCCTGTCCACCTACGGCACCGGCGCCATCATGGCCGTGCCTGCCCACGATACCCGTGACTGGGAGTTTGCCAAGAAGTTCGGCCTGCCCATCATCGAGGTGGTCCAGGGCAACACCCCGTCCAACCTGGACGAGGCTGCCTTTACCGATGTGGCCACCGGCACGCTGGTCAACTCCGGCTTCCTGAACGGCCTGTCTGTGGCCGACGCCCAGAAGAAGATGATCGCCTGGCTGGAGGAGACCGGCAAGGGCCGCGACAAGGTCAACTACAAGCTGCGCGACTGGGTGTTCAGCCGTCAGCGTTACTGGGGCGAGCCCATCCCCATGGTGCACTGCGACAAGTGCGGCTGGCAGCCCCTGCCCGAGAGCAGCCTGCCCCTGACCCTGCCGGACATCACCGACTTTGAGCCGGGCCCGGACGGCGAGTCCCCGCTGGCCCGCCACAAGGACTGGGTCAAGACCACCTGCCCCTGCTGCGGCGGCCCCGCTACCCGCGAGACCGACACCATGCCCCAGTGGGCTGGTTCTTCCTGGTACTTCCTGCGCTACATGGACCCCCACTGCAAGGACGCCATTGCCTCCAAGGAGGCTCTGGAGTACTGGTCTCCGGTGGACTGGTACAACGGCGGCATGGAGCACACCACCCTGCACCTGCTGTACAGCCGTTTCTGGCATAAGTTCCTGTACGACATCGGCGCAGTGCCCACTGCCGAGCCCTACAACAAGCGTACCGCCCACGGCATGATCCTGGGCCTGAACCCCCACAGCTTCGTCAACCTGCCCGCTGAGGAGCAGGACAAGCTGCTGAAGGAGTACGGCAGCCAGAAGGCCGCCGAGAAGGCTCTGGAGGAGAAGTACGGTGAGATGTCCCGTCATCCCATCGTCAAGATGTCCAAGAGCCTGGGCAACGTCATCAACCCGGACGAGGTGGTGGACCAGTACGGTGCCGACACCATGCGTCTGTACGAGATGTTCATGGGCGACTTTGAGCAGGCTGCCCCCTGGCAGACCTCTGCCATTGCCGGCTGCAACCGCTTCCTGGACCGCGTGTGGGCCCTGAGCGACAAGCTGGTGGAGGGCGAGGGCTACCGCCCCCAGATCGAGACCCTGATGCACCAGACCATCAAGAAGGTCAGCGCAGACATCGAGGGCCTGAAGATGAACACCGCCATTGCTCAGCTGATGACCCTGGTCAACGCCCTGTACGACAACGGCGGCGCCACCAAGGCTGAGCTGGAGACGGTCGTCCAGCTGCTGAACCCGTTTGCTCCCCACATGACCGAGGAGCTGTGGGAGAAGCTGGGCCACGGCCACAACGAGCAGCTGGCTTACTACCCCTGGCCCAAGTACGAGGAGGCCAAGTGCGTGGAGAGCACGGTGGAGATCGCCGTGCAGGTGAACGGCAAGGTGAAGGCCCGCCTGAAGGTGGCTGCCGACATCGACGCCGCTGCTGCCATCGCTGCGGCCAAGGCCGACCCCGCAGTGGCTGCTGCGCTGGAAGGCAAG
- the rsfS gene encoding ribosome silencing factor has protein sequence MENFNDSKALAIEIAKILDKKKAHDVRVLKVESLTVLTDYFVIASGTSTTQVASLADEVEFELSQKGLEPYSTEGYDSKNWVLLDYSNVIVHVFVPNTRTYYDLEHLWADGEPVDISEYLTPDSTIE, from the coding sequence ATGGAAAATTTCAACGACAGCAAGGCCCTTGCCATTGAGATCGCCAAGATCCTGGACAAGAAAAAGGCCCACGATGTGCGGGTGCTCAAGGTGGAGAGCCTGACCGTCCTCACCGATTACTTTGTCATCGCCTCCGGCACCTCCACCACCCAGGTGGCTTCTCTGGCCGATGAGGTGGAGTTCGAGCTCTCGCAGAAGGGTCTGGAGCCCTACAGCACGGAGGGCTACGACTCCAAGAACTGGGTGCTGCTGGACTACTCCAACGTCATCGTGCACGTCTTTGTGCCCAACACCCGCACCTATTACGATCTGGAACACCTGTGGGCCGACGGCGAGCCGGTGGATATTTCGGAGTACCTGACCCCGGACAGCACCATCGAGTAA
- a CDS encoding LCP family protein, which yields MSQAPRRINTDRSLNRPDQAAKAAPRPTTGTTGTSGRPAAGSTSGSGRSAPPRHSAQPARQVEPPRRRKKKKKTPLWLPFAVVMAVIAVVSGVVVYGVSMLNKVEDSLRPDDSTPTIQEEVKTAEEYKGDVVNILVCGIDYEEGRNYSDASSNDGMTDMILYCQFDIKNGALHMLQIPRNSLVATQNRKITLSNGKTYAASNYQINSVALSNGGSIAALADVIYDQYRLPVDYYVSVDMQALVEMVDNFGGIEVYIPHDMSYGGSKLIKGYRNLDGASAEFFVRCRHGDGYANSDIDRLNMQRYFYAGLFKRARSMGVTDILNQLPLVFKNYIKTDMDTSTIAKLVVSFLKIDSSNIILAQTPVFMGVPNVGKTDSFNGYSCVVPDAGSIAALLNQYFCTYTGPIDVSEMHLVTDQWPHGTASTDANVQYMGRIDKESDDAILNGNTDLSGAVTTDGQAAGSAN from the coding sequence ATGAGTCAAGCGCCACGCCGCATTAACACAGACCGCTCGCTGAACCGGCCGGATCAGGCCGCAAAGGCCGCCCCGCGTCCGACCACCGGAACGACCGGAACATCCGGCAGACCGGCTGCAGGCAGCACGTCCGGCAGCGGACGCAGTGCGCCGCCGCGCCATTCGGCACAGCCGGCCCGGCAGGTTGAACCGCCCCGCCGCCGCAAGAAAAAGAAAAAAACTCCGCTCTGGCTGCCGTTTGCGGTGGTCATGGCGGTGATCGCCGTGGTGTCGGGCGTCGTAGTGTACGGTGTGAGCATGTTGAACAAGGTGGAGGACAGCCTCCGCCCGGACGACAGCACCCCCACCATTCAGGAAGAGGTCAAGACCGCCGAGGAGTACAAGGGCGATGTGGTGAACATCCTGGTCTGCGGCATCGACTACGAGGAAGGCCGCAACTACAGTGATGCCAGCTCCAACGACGGCATGACGGACATGATCCTGTACTGCCAGTTCGACATCAAGAACGGGGCGCTGCACATGCTGCAGATCCCCCGCAACAGTCTGGTGGCCACTCAGAACAGAAAGATCACCCTGTCCAACGGCAAGACCTACGCCGCCTCCAACTACCAGATCAACTCGGTGGCTCTGTCCAACGGCGGCAGCATCGCCGCGCTGGCCGATGTGATCTACGACCAGTACCGCCTGCCCGTGGACTACTACGTCAGCGTGGACATGCAGGCACTGGTGGAAATGGTGGACAACTTCGGAGGCATCGAGGTGTATATCCCCCACGATATGTCCTACGGCGGCAGCAAGCTGATCAAGGGCTACCGCAATCTGGACGGCGCCTCGGCTGAGTTCTTCGTGCGCTGCCGCCACGGCGACGGCTACGCCAACTCGGACATCGACCGCCTGAACATGCAGCGCTATTTCTACGCCGGCCTGTTCAAGCGTGCCCGCTCCATGGGCGTGACCGACATCTTGAACCAGCTGCCGCTGGTGTTCAAGAACTATATCAAGACGGATATGGACACCTCCACCATCGCAAAGCTGGTGGTGTCCTTCCTGAAGATCGACAGTTCCAACATCATCTTGGCCCAGACGCCGGTGTTCATGGGCGTGCCCAACGTGGGCAAGACCGACAGCTTTAACGGCTACTCCTGCGTGGTGCCGGATGCCGGCTCCATTGCAGCGCTGCTCAACCAGTATTTCTGCACCTACACCGGCCCCATCGACGTGAGCGAGATGCACCTCGTCACCGATCAGTGGCCCCACGGCACCGCTTCCACGGACGCCAACGTGCAGTATATGGGCCGCATCGACAAGGAGTCGGACGATGCCATCCTGAACGGCAACACCGATCTTTCCGGCGCTGTGACCACCGACGGTCAGGCTGCCGGTTCCGCAAACTGA
- the yqeK gene encoding bis(5'-nucleosyl)-tetraphosphatase (symmetrical) YqeK, with product MNLKQAKELVRSRLSDKRYEHTINVKKMAVKLAKHYGADEEQAALAALLHDAAKEISKDEMRAIMQAHPEYAEGGEERPTPVWHGVCASILARTEWGVTDEAVLSAIACHTAGKPGMTQLDKILYLADMTSAERDWPGVEKLRKLELKDLDAAMLAALKQTNDFVLSQGKPLDPMSKAAYEDILAHSAQNGENA from the coding sequence ATGAACCTCAAACAGGCAAAGGAGCTTGTGCGCAGCCGCCTGAGCGACAAGCGCTACGAGCATACCATCAATGTGAAAAAAATGGCCGTCAAGCTGGCAAAGCACTACGGTGCCGACGAGGAGCAGGCGGCGCTGGCCGCCCTGCTGCACGACGCGGCCAAGGAGATCAGCAAGGACGAGATGCGCGCCATCATGCAGGCGCACCCGGAATACGCCGAGGGCGGGGAAGAGCGCCCCACGCCGGTGTGGCACGGCGTGTGCGCGTCCATTCTGGCCCGCACCGAATGGGGCGTGACCGACGAAGCCGTGCTCAGCGCCATTGCCTGCCATACGGCGGGCAAGCCGGGCATGACCCAGCTGGACAAGATCCTGTATCTGGCCGATATGACCAGCGCCGAGCGGGACTGGCCCGGTGTGGAAAAGCTGCGCAAGCTGGAGCTGAAGGACCTGGACGCGGCCATGCTGGCGGCCCTGAAGCAGACCAACGATTTTGTGCTCTCCCAGGGCAAACCGCTGGACCCCATGTCAAAAGCTGCCTACGAGGATATTCTGGCCCACAGTGCACAGAATGGAGAAAACGCTTAA
- the nadD gene encoding nicotinate (nicotinamide) nucleotide adenylyltransferase, translated as MKTLLYGGSFDPPHNGHLNNLRAAAACVRPDRVVVMPAGLSPFKQHTAAPAALRLEMCSCFRQLAQGEEAVTPQLEVSSWEIAQAEAGRRNYTVLTVEMLAAQDPEGELYLAVGSDMLLSFDGWHRWQDILRLAHLVVTSRNAGDAPELCAKARQLDPAGQRILFAPVTALPMASSALRQRLAAGEDCAEELPEAVRAVIRREHLYQT; from the coding sequence ATGAAAACGCTGCTCTATGGCGGCAGCTTCGACCCGCCCCACAACGGCCACCTGAACAACCTGCGGGCCGCTGCTGCCTGTGTCCGCCCGGACCGGGTGGTGGTGATGCCGGCAGGGCTTTCGCCCTTCAAACAGCACACGGCTGCCCCGGCGGCGCTGCGTCTGGAGATGTGCAGCTGCTTCCGGCAGCTGGCACAGGGGGAGGAGGCCGTGACCCCGCAGCTGGAAGTCAGCAGCTGGGAGATCGCCCAGGCCGAGGCGGGCCGCCGCAACTACACGGTGCTCACGGTGGAGATGCTGGCCGCGCAGGACCCGGAAGGAGAATTGTATCTGGCCGTCGGCAGCGATATGCTGCTCAGCTTTGACGGCTGGCACCGCTGGCAGGACATCCTGCGGCTGGCCCATCTGGTGGTGACCAGCCGCAATGCAGGCGACGCCCCGGAGCTGTGCGCCAAGGCCCGGCAGCTGGACCCGGCGGGGCAGCGCATTTTGTTTGCCCCGGTCACGGCCCTGCCCATGGCGTCCAGTGCCCTCCGCCAGCGCCTTGCCGCCGGGGAGGACTGCGCGGAGGAACTGCCGGAAGCGGTGCGCGCCGTCATCCGGCGGGAGCATCTGTACCAAACGTAA
- a CDS encoding YhbY family RNA-binding protein has protein sequence MLTSKQRAILRGKANTMDPVYIVGKGEIDDTMVQGVKDCLDARELIKLKVLENSMYNAREASQLLAEATGADCVQVIGSKFVLYLQKKKDSAYADLLK, from the coding sequence GCGCGCCATTCTGCGCGGCAAGGCAAACACCATGGACCCCGTTTACATTGTGGGCAAGGGTGAGATCGACGACACCATGGTCCAGGGCGTGAAGGACTGCCTGGACGCCCGGGAACTCATCAAGCTCAAGGTGCTGGAAAACAGCATGTACAACGCCCGCGAGGCTTCCCAGCTGCTGGCCGAGGCCACTGGTGCGGACTGCGTGCAGGTGATCGGCTCCAAGTTCGTGCTGTACCTGCAGAAGAAAAAGGACAGCGCCTACGCCGACCTGCTGAAGTAA